The Ignavibacteriota bacterium genome contains the following window.
ATTTTCTACCCGGTTTCTGGAAAGGATTTGGACTTTACTTTAATTACACCTATACAACAAGTAGTGTAAGTGATTTTCGCATTGAAGGTAGAGAAAATGATGATATTTCGCTTCCCGGTACAGCCGAACATACACTTAATGCATCACTTTCTTATGATAGCGAAGCGTTTTCTTTCAGGGCATCAATTAATTACGCTTCATCATTTATAGATGAATTTGGTGAAGAAGCATTTTACGACAGATTTTATGATAATGCAATTCACCTTGATGTGAATGCAAATTATGCAATTACACCAAAAATCAGAGTGTTTGCCGAAGCTAATAATTTGCTAAACCAACCTTTGAATTATTTTCAGGGAATTAGTTCAAGAATTATGCAATCTGAGTATTACAATGTACGTTTTCAGTTTGGTATGAGAATAGATTTATAATTAAATTTATTTGAGTTAATAATTTTAAAATTCTGAGGAGCGAAGTAACTGAAGAAATCATTTGTATTAGAAGGACTTACAAAGAATTGATTTGTTAAGGTTCTACTTCGTGGTCTTCGCTTCTCTCAGAAAGACATCCAAATTGCGAACTCATTTTTACTTAGTATCTGTAGTTTACAATTAGAAATATGCTGAAATACACTTGGTAAACTTTTTCAATAGATGATTTATAAACTTTTTAATTAGTATTATGCAAAATATATCAAAATTTGAAATATATTTTTTTTTCATTATTACATTATTGTTTGTCTTTTTGATTTCATGTAATCAAAAAACATCTGAAATTGATGATATAAAAAAAACTCCAATTTTTCCACGAGTAATTTGGGTTGAAAATCCGATGAAACATGCAGTTATATCATGGAATAATCTTCAGCAAAGTGATTACGGCAAAGTTCACTATGATACAGTCAGCAGAAAAGGTAACAAATCCAAGTATCAATTTATTTCTGAATCCTCAAGATTTGGAAAAGTAACGATGAAAAAGATGGATTTTGTGGAAGGAGTAACGCCCGGTTTCTATTATCACACTGAATTAAACGGACTGAAACCGAATACGAAATATTATTTCACACTTGAAAATGATGGCAAGTTTTCCGATGAATATTATTTTATTACTGCTCCGGATGATATTGAAAAAATCAAATTTGTCGCAGGGGGTGATTCACGGCTTGGTGGCGACAAACCCAGATACGCCGGCAGAACTCCGCATATTGACAGGCAGAATGTAATGAAGCTCATAGCTAAGCTAATTGATGAAAACCCTGATATATATGCTATGATACATGGTGCAGATTTCGGCACTACGGCTGATTGGAGGCATCTGTATTGGTTTTTTGACGATATGAAATATTCCTACGGTTCAGATAACAGAATACTTCCATATTTTGTGTCTATGGGTAATCATGATACTGAAATTGGCTTCCTTGAAAATTTTTATTTAGGAGAAGATAATATCAATGAGGATATTGCATTCAGTTATTATTACAGTTCAAAAGTTACGAATGATATTTCACTCATAACTCTGAATACCGAAATTTCATTAACAGGTGAGCAGTATCATTGGCTTGAAGAAGAACTTCCTGAATTGAGAGAAAAATCAAAATGGCTGCTTGTGAATTATCACAAGCCGGCTTTCCCGGCCGTAAAAGATACAAATGAATATAAATTTAAAAGAGTAAGAGATAATTGGATACCTTTATTTGAAAAATATAATATTGATTTAGCAATAGAATCAGATGGTCACAGTCTTAAAAGAACAATTCCGATTAGAAATGGAAAAATTGACTTAGAGCGTGGGATTACTTACATTGGTGAAGGTGGTCTTGGAGCGCCTTTAAGAGAACCTGATACAAACAGATGGTTTCTTAAGGGAGGTTTCGCCTCAAAAGATTTACACGTCTGGTTAATTGAAGTTACCCGTAAATCAATTGATTTAAAAGCAATTGGAATTGAAAATCAATTATTCGACAATCATAAAATATTTAAGAAATTAAGGCAGTGATATGAAAAGAAATACGACTTATATTTTAACACTTCTGTTAGCAATTGCTTTAATAAGCTCCTGCTCTGATGAGAAGCCCAAAAGAGATATCTTAGTTTTTACTTATGATTCTTTGAAATTCTCTGAAGATGTACCCGGAGATTATTCAACCCTTGAGAATTTCGGTGGCGATTCTATAAAAAATGTAATATTGATATTAGGTGATGGTGTCGGTATTAATCAGGTTCTTGCTTCACGGCTAATGATTTACGGACCGGAAGGCAAAATGTATTGCGAAAGATTCCCTGTTACAGGACAATCCAATACAGCACCAGATGATGATAATTACATAACAGATTCAGGTGCCGGAGCTACTGCTCTTGCAACCGGTATTAAAACTGGAAGAGGTATGATTGGTATGAGCAGGGATTCAATTGTACGAACATCAATTACAGAATTATTTAGAAATCAAGGATATTCAACTGGAATTATATCAACGGGACAACTTGCGGATGCAACACCGGCGGGTTTTTCAGTTAATGCTCCAAGCAGAAAAATGAAGCATGAA
Protein-coding sequences here:
- a CDS encoding metallophosphoesterase family protein, which translates into the protein MKHAVISWNNLQQSDYGKVHYDTVSRKGNKSKYQFISESSRFGKVTMKKMDFVEGVTPGFYYHTELNGLKPNTKYYFTLENDGKFSDEYYFITAPDDIEKIKFVAGGDSRLGGDKPRYAGRTPHIDRQNVMKLIAKLIDENPDIYAMIHGADFGTTADWRHLYWFFDDMKYSYGSDNRILPYFVSMGNHDTEIGFLENFYLGEDNINEDIAFSYYYSSKVTNDISLITLNTEISLTGEQYHWLEEELPELREKSKWLLVNYHKPAFPAVKDTNEYKFKRVRDNWIPLFEKYNIDLAIESDGHSLKRTIPIRNGKIDLERGITYIGEGGLGAPLREPDTNRWFLKGGFASKDLHVWLIEVTRKSIDLKAIGIENQLFDNHKIFKKLRQ